In Prescottella soli, a genomic segment contains:
- a CDS encoding pseudouridine synthase, with product MTHMPMPSPLPVKDGVGPTRLRVPTSGPWATIADYVVARFDHMDADELYRRFDAGEIVGAEGRPVGRDTALGDQVFIWYYRDLPVEDPVPFDEEILHVDDDLVVIDKPHFLPTTPGGRYLRESALVRLRTRLDNPDLTPIHRLDRATAGLVMFSPRPATRGAYQSLFEKRQVTKVYEAVSALPLGWDPDAPTLAGHAVPVVYRNHIESRRGELRVVIDDAREPNSETMIEVRGTGVSASGRAVLHTILRPHTGRMHQLRVHLAALGVGILGDHWYPDLLPETPDDHSLPLQLLARELEFTDPLSDMPRRFVTHRTLSEAPLSGH from the coding sequence ATGACGCACATGCCGATGCCCTCACCGCTGCCCGTCAAAGACGGGGTCGGACCGACGCGGCTGCGGGTCCCGACGTCCGGGCCGTGGGCGACGATCGCCGACTACGTCGTCGCGCGGTTCGACCACATGGACGCCGACGAGCTGTACCGGCGCTTCGACGCCGGGGAGATCGTGGGCGCCGAGGGCCGTCCGGTCGGTCGCGACACGGCGCTGGGCGATCAAGTGTTCATCTGGTACTACCGGGATCTGCCGGTGGAGGATCCGGTGCCGTTCGACGAGGAGATCCTGCACGTCGACGACGACCTCGTCGTGATCGACAAGCCGCACTTCCTCCCGACCACCCCGGGCGGGCGCTACCTGCGCGAGTCGGCGCTCGTCCGATTGCGGACCCGCCTCGACAACCCGGACCTGACGCCGATCCATCGACTCGACCGGGCGACCGCCGGACTGGTGATGTTCTCGCCCCGCCCCGCAACGCGCGGCGCCTACCAGTCGCTGTTCGAGAAGCGGCAGGTCACAAAGGTCTACGAGGCGGTGTCCGCACTACCGCTCGGGTGGGACCCGGACGCACCGACGCTCGCCGGGCACGCCGTCCCCGTCGTCTACCGCAACCACATCGAGTCGCGACGCGGCGAGCTGCGGGTCGTCATCGACGACGCCCGTGAGCCCAACTCCGAGACGATGATCGAGGTGCGCGGGACCGGCGTGAGCGCCTCCGGACGCGCTGTGCTGCACACGATCCTGCGTCCGCACACCGGACGCATGCACCAGTTGCGGGTGCATCTGGCGGCGCTCGGCGTCGGGATCCTGGGCGACCACTGGTATCCCGACCTCCTACCGGAGACGCCGGACGATCACTCCCTCCCACTCCAATTGCTGGCGCGAGAACTGGAATTCACCGATCCACTGTCGGATATGCCGCGACGGTTCGTCACCCACCGGACGTTGAGCGAGGCGCCCTTGTCAGGGCACTGA